The following are encoded in a window of Brevibacillus sp. DP1.3A genomic DNA:
- the pepV gene encoding dipeptidase PepV: protein MTSVNWLEETNKRKDELIATTQQFLQIKSVLDPETAREGAPFGEGIRQALDFALGVCEKAGMTTKDVRGYAGHAEFGQGEELIGILSHVDVVPEGDGWSTPPYAAEIVDGRMVARGAIDDKGPTMAAIFAAKIVMELGLPLSKRVRFIFGTDEESSWQCVNTYFETEEMPTMGFTPDADFPLIYAEKGLTDLSLRQTLASFQSLGIPAAENVAAKLVSLQAGLRMNMVPDKAVAKLAPIGLNSEAIAQSYRQHLEATGLKGKVEEQDGLVVLHMEGVSVHGMDPSKGVNAGTELIHFLRTMSLDERGAVFVSLADRYLHKQHYGEALGIAHDDEEMGALTLNTGVIEYDEKQDALFRLNIRYPHSVAFEKWSAVLAERFSEGAFMLEVAEHLTPHRVDPNHPLVTTLQRVYTEQTGEEAGIIAIGGATYGRSLDVGVAFGPLFPGRPDSAHQRDEYIIVDDLIKATAIYAQAIYELAK, encoded by the coding sequence ATGACAAGCGTTAATTGGCTGGAAGAAACAAATAAACGCAAGGACGAACTGATTGCGACGACACAACAATTTTTGCAGATTAAAAGCGTTTTGGACCCCGAAACAGCACGGGAAGGCGCCCCTTTTGGAGAAGGGATTCGGCAAGCGCTTGACTTTGCGCTAGGTGTGTGTGAAAAAGCAGGCATGACAACCAAAGACGTCCGCGGGTATGCAGGGCACGCTGAATTCGGACAAGGTGAGGAATTGATCGGCATTCTGAGCCATGTCGATGTCGTACCAGAAGGCGATGGCTGGAGTACGCCACCGTATGCAGCCGAGATCGTGGATGGACGCATGGTGGCCCGTGGTGCAATTGACGACAAGGGACCGACGATGGCAGCTATTTTCGCAGCGAAGATCGTGATGGAGCTGGGATTGCCGCTGTCGAAGCGCGTGCGCTTTATTTTCGGTACGGATGAAGAATCGAGCTGGCAGTGTGTGAACACGTATTTTGAAACGGAAGAAATGCCGACGATGGGTTTTACACCAGATGCAGACTTCCCGCTGATCTATGCGGAAAAAGGCTTGACCGATCTGTCGTTGCGTCAGACGCTTGCATCCTTCCAAAGCCTCGGAATACCTGCTGCGGAAAATGTGGCGGCAAAGCTCGTTTCCTTACAGGCTGGCTTGCGCATGAACATGGTTCCAGATAAGGCTGTAGCAAAGCTTGCGCCAATCGGCTTGAATAGTGAGGCGATTGCACAAAGTTATCGCCAACACCTGGAAGCGACTGGCTTGAAAGGCAAAGTGGAGGAGCAGGACGGTCTCGTAGTGCTGCACATGGAGGGCGTTTCGGTTCACGGAATGGACCCGAGCAAAGGTGTCAACGCGGGTACCGAGCTCATTCACTTTTTGCGAACCATGTCCTTGGATGAACGCGGAGCTGTATTTGTAAGCTTGGCTGATCGTTATTTGCACAAGCAGCATTACGGTGAAGCACTCGGCATCGCGCATGATGATGAAGAAATGGGTGCGCTCACACTGAACACAGGTGTGATCGAGTATGACGAAAAGCAGGATGCGCTTTTCCGTCTGAACATCCGTTACCCACATTCTGTTGCTTTCGAAAAATGGTCGGCCGTTCTTGCTGAACGTTTCAGTGAAGGGGCATTTATGCTCGAAGTGGCTGAGCATCTGACACCGCACCGCGTCGACCCAAATCATCCTTTGGTGACAACACTGCAACGTGTTTATACGGAACAAACAGGCGAGGAAGCTGGCATTATTGCAATTGGCGGCGCTACCTACGGCCGTTCGTTGGATGTTGGGGTAGCATTCGGACCGCTTTTCCCAGGGCGTCCTGATAGTGCCCACCAGCGAGATGAATACATTATCGTGGATGATCTGATCAAAGCGACTGCGATTTACGCGCAAGCGATCTATGAATTAGCGAAGTAG
- a CDS encoding TetR/AcrR family transcriptional regulator, translating to MPLSEEQVQKMKQKRETILQQAVLLFAEHGYDDTTIAKVAKASGVSFGSVFTYFENKDQLFHAAVTEPLQEHSVKLLDFDPQASEPLLELERMVANHIKIFAAFDSYLRLVVQVVGYYNRFAHSFAELDAFHNTFRTKIAELLINGQEKGLLHVQDPKYVATAYMSLLIGLRVNLTDEPQSNMWEKFVPFAMQLFGPKNR from the coding sequence ATGCCACTTTCAGAAGAACAAGTGCAAAAAATGAAGCAAAAGCGGGAAACGATTCTCCAGCAGGCAGTTCTCTTGTTTGCCGAGCACGGCTATGACGATACCACCATTGCAAAAGTCGCGAAGGCATCAGGAGTGAGCTTTGGCAGTGTTTTCACGTACTTTGAAAACAAGGATCAGCTCTTTCATGCAGCTGTCACGGAGCCATTACAAGAGCATTCGGTCAAACTGCTTGACTTTGATCCCCAAGCATCTGAGCCATTACTGGAATTAGAGAGAATGGTGGCCAATCACATCAAGATCTTCGCCGCGTTCGATTCGTACTTGCGTCTGGTTGTACAAGTAGTCGGCTACTACAATCGTTTTGCCCATTCTTTTGCTGAGCTAGATGCGTTTCACAACACCTTTCGTACGAAAATTGCCGAGCTTTTGATCAATGGACAAGAGAAAGGGCTCTTGCATGTCCAAGATCCCAAATACGTGGCAACAGCGTACATGAGCCTGTTAATTGGTCTGCGTGTGAATTTGACCGATGAGCCACAAAGCAACATGTGGGAAAAATTCGTTCCGTTTGCCATGCAGCTTTTTGGACCGAAGAATCGCTAG
- a CDS encoding methyl-accepting chemotaxis protein, whose product MKLGARILLVLLLAGSVPLTAAGVFAYQESKQELLNGSAATLEALRHSNKEQVENYFRERARNVDTLAASGTVMSALSSFEDVWRQGRESPAYEEVQARYTNELKMEVARYGFVNGFLLNAQGDIVYETKPQVDFGTNLLTGPHADSVLGQTVQQVRKTQSAEMSDLGIYEPSGVAPGVYMAAPIYERGYIIGQIAVEVSMDYISRIFNQREGLGETGKIYLVGGPDKLMRSQLGSGPNTLLQQKVDTPIVNQVLLTQQSEGTVESMDYLGQQVLVSYDQVKVGKKTWAILAEMNMTEILEGPTRIRDAMIAFNGAVLLLIVIISLFTANWLRRSFRGMLAVADRIGHGDFSREIPDKLLKRKDELGELAGSLVTMQKQLRKILFQIQQAAASVSGAVRNIQGNTSEIAASSQQIVLVVDQVAASADSQVEKMGQTLNLAVDLTKDVAVVTENVERVTVSAEEMKQHAHAGRRAIEDVMDSMDEINRSVEAATDVIHVLEGRSKDISRIISVITEIARQTNLLALNAAIEAARAGEHGKGFAVVAGEVRKLAEDTNSAAQQIVGMIGDVQKDTREAVARMVEGAQTTARGMKTAHQSQEMFQHIEENILGVSQEINGVSEAFKRMAPDSQQVAVVAGEVSSASMQAAAGVQSISAAVEEQSAAMELIADAATQLAILAEELRSSLAAFVSREN is encoded by the coding sequence ATGAAGCTGGGCGCTCGTATATTGCTCGTTCTACTACTGGCAGGAAGTGTACCGTTGACGGCAGCGGGAGTGTTTGCTTATCAGGAATCCAAGCAGGAATTGTTGAACGGAAGTGCCGCGACACTGGAAGCGCTGCGTCACAGCAACAAGGAACAGGTGGAAAATTACTTTCGCGAGCGAGCTAGGAACGTGGATACGTTGGCTGCATCGGGAACAGTAATGTCTGCCCTTTCTTCGTTTGAGGACGTGTGGCGGCAAGGACGAGAATCGCCTGCTTATGAAGAAGTGCAAGCGCGGTATACGAACGAATTGAAGATGGAGGTCGCTCGCTACGGCTTCGTAAATGGCTTTCTGTTAAATGCACAAGGGGACATCGTGTACGAGACAAAGCCGCAGGTCGATTTTGGTACGAATCTCCTGACAGGTCCACACGCTGACTCTGTACTTGGCCAGACTGTGCAGCAAGTCAGGAAAACCCAAAGCGCAGAAATGTCAGATCTAGGCATTTACGAACCATCTGGAGTGGCGCCAGGGGTATACATGGCAGCGCCGATCTACGAACGAGGCTACATCATCGGGCAAATAGCAGTCGAAGTATCCATGGATTATATTTCTAGAATATTCAACCAACGAGAGGGACTGGGGGAAACCGGGAAGATTTACTTGGTGGGTGGTCCAGACAAGCTGATGCGCTCGCAACTTGGAAGTGGGCCCAATACGTTGTTACAGCAAAAAGTAGATACGCCCATCGTTAATCAGGTCTTACTCACCCAACAATCTGAAGGAACGGTCGAAAGCATGGACTACTTGGGACAGCAAGTGCTCGTGTCCTATGATCAGGTCAAAGTGGGAAAGAAGACGTGGGCGATTTTGGCAGAGATGAATATGACCGAAATACTGGAGGGCCCAACGCGCATTCGGGATGCCATGATTGCTTTTAATGGTGCCGTCCTCTTGCTAATCGTCATCATCTCGTTATTTACAGCAAATTGGCTTCGCCGCTCGTTTCGCGGCATGCTTGCCGTGGCAGATCGGATTGGGCATGGGGATTTTTCGCGAGAGATTCCTGACAAGCTATTAAAACGAAAAGATGAACTAGGGGAGCTGGCCGGATCTCTCGTCACGATGCAGAAGCAACTGCGCAAAATTTTGTTTCAGATTCAGCAAGCAGCCGCTTCCGTATCCGGTGCGGTGCGAAATATTCAGGGAAACACTAGTGAGATTGCCGCTTCCAGCCAGCAAATTGTCCTCGTCGTCGATCAAGTGGCTGCATCTGCTGACAGCCAGGTAGAAAAAATGGGACAAACCTTGAATCTGGCTGTTGATTTGACGAAAGATGTGGCGGTTGTAACGGAAAATGTAGAACGGGTGACTGTCTCTGCGGAAGAAATGAAGCAGCATGCACACGCTGGCAGACGCGCGATCGAAGATGTGATGGACAGCATGGACGAAATCAATCGTTCGGTAGAAGCGGCAACGGATGTCATACATGTATTGGAAGGGCGCTCGAAGGACATTTCGAGAATTATCTCTGTCATTACAGAAATTGCCCGACAGACCAATCTGCTAGCCTTGAATGCTGCGATTGAAGCAGCAAGAGCAGGAGAGCATGGCAAGGGATTTGCAGTCGTCGCAGGGGAAGTGCGTAAGCTGGCGGAAGATACCAACAGTGCTGCCCAGCAGATCGTAGGCATGATTGGAGACGTACAAAAGGATACGAGGGAAGCAGTCGCCAGGATGGTCGAGGGTGCCCAAACGACCGCCCGCGGCATGAAGACAGCACACCAATCGCAAGAGATGTTCCAGCACATCGAGGAAAACATCCTCGGGGTGTCGCAAGAAATTAACGGTGTCAGTGAGGCCTTCAAGCGTATGGCGCCAGATTCCCAACAAGTAGCCGTTGTCGCTGGGGAAGTATCCTCCGCATCGATGCAAGCGGCTGCCGGTGTCCAAAGCATCTCGGCTGCGGTAGAGGAGCAGAGTGCAGCGATGGAGCTCATTGCAGATGCTGCGACTCAGCTGGCCATTCTAGCAGAAGAGCTGAGAAGCTCACTTGCAGCCTTTGTTTCGCGCGAAAATTAA
- a CDS encoding MFS transporter, which yields MSFWKFDSNIQIRLMLQFLTTMASMSVTPYLIIFFSKQLGTVVTGFMFLGVMAASVAGSFAGGYVADRIGRKKVIVACDLVIFLSFLGVAFVNSPWLQLPYVTFILFLFNNFSLGASSPAYQALIIDVSQPENRRAIFTASYWLNNLAVAIGGLVGAFLFDEHYFALFLGVAVSIAISLAITILFIKETYVPEKRALSASGKQRQKDSSFMADVMGAYKEVLKHRIFLLFTIANLLIIAVEEQLTNVIGLRLVQEIPEPEQLFSFLAIQVDGMNLLGLLKTENTLLVVCLTVLVSYVVKSFRDRAVLLSGLVLYFCGYAWISFSNSPAVLLIAMFFATLGEVMHIPVKQALLANMVPDHARSTYMAVHSLFSIVGVSSAGVFILVSAWVPTIAITGIFVGMGLICLVLFHRITKKVGQEQKTATKATQSNATA from the coding sequence ATGAGTTTTTGGAAGTTCGACAGCAACATCCAGATCAGACTGATGTTACAGTTTTTGACGACGATGGCGAGCATGAGTGTGACCCCGTACTTGATTATTTTTTTCTCCAAGCAATTGGGGACGGTTGTAACGGGTTTTATGTTTTTAGGCGTGATGGCAGCAAGTGTCGCAGGCTCATTTGCAGGGGGATATGTGGCGGACAGGATTGGGCGAAAAAAAGTCATCGTTGCATGTGATTTGGTCATCTTCCTCAGTTTTCTTGGTGTGGCCTTCGTCAACTCGCCCTGGCTGCAGTTGCCCTATGTGACATTTATTTTGTTTCTATTCAATAACTTTAGTTTGGGGGCGTCGAGTCCTGCTTACCAAGCACTCATCATTGATGTGAGTCAGCCCGAGAATAGGCGAGCGATTTTTACTGCTTCCTATTGGTTGAATAATCTGGCGGTAGCTATAGGAGGATTGGTGGGTGCTTTTTTGTTCGACGAGCATTACTTTGCCCTATTTCTCGGTGTGGCTGTAAGCATTGCGATTTCGCTCGCCATTACGATCCTGTTTATCAAGGAAACGTATGTGCCAGAAAAACGTGCACTCTCGGCGTCTGGCAAACAAAGACAAAAAGATTCGAGTTTTATGGCAGATGTCATGGGAGCTTATAAGGAAGTACTCAAACATCGGATTTTTCTGCTGTTTACCATAGCAAATTTGCTCATTATAGCGGTAGAGGAGCAATTGACCAATGTTATAGGCCTTCGTTTAGTGCAAGAAATCCCGGAGCCTGAGCAGTTATTTTCGTTTCTTGCCATACAGGTGGATGGGATGAACTTGTTAGGCTTATTAAAAACAGAAAACACGTTGCTGGTTGTTTGCTTGACCGTTTTGGTCTCCTACGTGGTGAAGAGCTTCAGAGATAGGGCTGTGCTCCTGTCAGGCTTGGTCCTGTACTTTTGCGGGTATGCATGGATTAGCTTCAGCAACTCTCCCGCTGTCTTGCTCATTGCCATGTTCTTCGCGACATTGGGGGAAGTGATGCACATTCCGGTAAAACAAGCGTTACTCGCCAATATGGTGCCGGATCATGCGCGGAGCACGTATATGGCTGTTCATTCTTTGTTTAGCATCGTGGGGGTCAGCAGTGCAGGTGTGTTTATTCTTGTCAGTGCGTGGGTTCCCACTATTGCGATCACCGGAATTTTTGTAGGGATGGGACTGATTTGTCTCGTGCTATTTCATCGGATTACAAAAAAAGTTGGGCAAGAACAAAAAACTGCTACGAAGGCCACCCAATCAAATGCGACAGCATGA
- a CDS encoding GTP pyrophosphokinase family protein: protein MHKLDWELYLLPFEQAVEEIKVKIKNIRNELRKRKEHSPIEFAVGRVKSIPSIYNKANRLQFPIDENICWEIRDIAGIRVICQFIDDIPAVVEMIRNRGDMRVYLEKDYVSTPKESGYRGYHLAVEYPIMMAGGQVTIPVEIQIRTLGMNFWATIEHSLNYKYEGIIPSDIRQRLFEAAKASYKLDSEMNNIRDEIKDAQAEFTKKEVPMESLLSLVELDLDVDAAMDERSMNERTGEENDKR from the coding sequence GTGCACAAACTAGATTGGGAACTATATCTGCTACCGTTCGAACAAGCTGTAGAAGAAATCAAAGTCAAAATTAAAAATATCCGTAACGAGCTGCGCAAACGCAAGGAGCATTCACCGATTGAGTTTGCGGTGGGCAGGGTCAAATCAATCCCGAGTATTTATAACAAGGCAAACCGCTTGCAGTTTCCGATTGATGAGAATATCTGCTGGGAAATTCGCGATATCGCGGGCATCCGCGTCATTTGCCAGTTTATTGATGATATACCTGCAGTCGTTGAGATGATCCGCAACCGCGGAGACATGCGTGTGTATTTGGAGAAGGATTATGTCTCTACCCCAAAAGAAAGCGGATATCGCGGCTATCACCTTGCCGTGGAGTATCCGATCATGATGGCGGGTGGGCAAGTGACCATTCCGGTAGAAATTCAGATTCGCACATTGGGAATGAATTTTTGGGCGACGATTGAGCACTCGCTGAATTATAAATACGAGGGTATTATCCCATCCGATATACGTCAAAGATTGTTCGAGGCTGCCAAGGCGTCCTACAAGCTGGATAGCGAAATGAACAACATCCGAGACGAAATTAAAGACGCCCAAGCAGAATTTACGAAAAAAGAAGTGCCGATGGAGTCATTATTATCGTTGGTGGAGCTGGATCTCGACGTCGATGCGGCAATGGACGAGAGAAGTATGAATGAGAGGACTGGAGAAGAGAATGACAAGCGTTAA